From Paenibacillus sp. V4I7, one genomic window encodes:
- a CDS encoding sugar phosphate nucleotidyltransferase — protein sequence MKGVILAGGTGTRLWPLTKLVNKHLLPVGKHPMIHYSIRKMKEAGIHDILLVIGKQSAGMYVNFLGGGEDWGVNLTYKIQEKAGGIAEALFLANGFIQPKDKFVVILGDNLFEDPLTDYVQAYEAQERGAMLLLKEVEDSRRYGVPHIKGSRIVSIEEKPKHPQSNFCVTGIYMYDFGVFQIIQTIKPSVRGELEITDVNNCYAEEGTLTYNILEGWWTDAGTIQSLHDAGSKLMEGE from the coding sequence ATGAAAGGTGTCATTTTGGCAGGAGGTACGGGAACGCGTTTATGGCCATTAACAAAATTGGTCAATAAGCATCTGTTGCCCGTTGGCAAGCATCCTATGATACATTATTCCATTCGGAAAATGAAGGAAGCCGGTATTCATGACATCCTACTCGTCATTGGGAAGCAGTCCGCGGGTATGTACGTGAATTTCTTAGGTGGCGGAGAGGATTGGGGTGTCAATCTTACTTATAAAATACAAGAGAAAGCAGGAGGGATAGCGGAAGCTCTATTTCTCGCTAACGGTTTCATACAACCGAAGGATAAATTTGTAGTCATACTAGGAGACAATTTGTTTGAGGATCCTTTGACGGATTATGTTCAGGCATATGAAGCTCAAGAACGTGGGGCCATGCTGCTTCTGAAGGAAGTCGAAGACTCCCGGAGATATGGTGTTCCCCATATCAAGGGAAGTCGTATCGTCTCCATCGAGGAAAAGCCGAAGCATCCACAATCTAATTTTTGTGTTACAGGCATTTATATGTATGACTTTGGCGTATTTCAAATTATTCAAACGATAAAGCCATCAGTCAGGGGTGAGCTGGAGATTACAGATGTAAACAATTGTTATGCGGAAGAAGGCACACTCACATACAACATCTTAGAAGGTTGGTGGACGGATGCCGGAACCATTCAATCTTTGCATGACGCCGGCTCAAAGCTAATGGAAGGAGAATAG
- a CDS encoding WIAG-tail domain produces MSKRKSSRVRPYVQKVNSSRVNELDWIDEIEPASAPVKQEKAEKAEKVEKAEKTEPVQKTETSDPHPPAKGNVKSPVETTKISKQSNLMKVSTTSTAPPPPLLLLSERKTGKFVNPVVYTDDIVEEAITWEKIANRSVDESKIKPLSIGTKALKDFAIEHSKLAPGSVTRDKIANQAINDEHIAPHSILGDKIQDQSIPGSKMMDNSITADKLADQTIDSLKIAHGSILPQHLSELIITSELIDNQAITGEKIHSGAVQAKHLSNYIIDTAKLTDASVTTDKLRDQAVTEEKIANASITSVHFQPQSIYGEHLANGSVQSHNIAPRQIEATHIADLAIENCHLQNESITTEKLAWESVNHDQLADMAVSSGKIAPLAIETKHLQESSIYGEHITDEAITSRHITASSIHAEHIANGAIYSTLILDGAITSDKLANHIIEGRHINPKAIDSDHLTDNAISSAKLQDESVTSAKLGESIIEERHIRQHAVQNWHLADNIISSAKLQDESITSAKLGESIVEGRHIDQQAIQSEHLGNNIISSSKLESGSVTTEKLANESVDSSKLKDKSVTSQKIALSTIHGVHLQEEIIGSEHLVSGAVSGTHIQLNSIGAEHLKDGVISGDKLGQGVIRSEHVTERAIGQEQINELAIHRKHIADEAITTRHVQEQTITTSKIAEEAVTSSKIASMSIEIRHLQENIIDGFHIKTGAITSEHLAQGSITLGIFADRSLEGSKLIEKSITTETLAQDAVTEEKLASGSVGTQHLQAGSVSAWIIQNQAVTSDKLGESAVTESKLADNSVTGRKISSKAVSSEHIADGAVTAAKLANESIHGSKLVTGALNARHLADGSIIGSKLAARTINNEHLADGAVNGVKLAKESVDGTKLMPGVITHEHLAASSVIGAKLALGAVSGEHLASSSVDSEKLAANSVDGSKLTLGAVSNYHLADSSVYGAKLATGSVDGSKLTAGAVSNEHLSDHVVDVTKLAPGSVDSSKVLAGAINREHLADHMVDGSKLAFGVVGREHLVTGAVDGTKLMDGSVDSSKLSLGAVGSEHLIDGAVNGAKLAKSSVDSSKLVSGAVNSDHIAPGAVNGTKLSISSVDGSKIAEGAISSEHLAAGIVTSVKLASGSIDGSKLVAGAISSYHLADGAVDNMKLAWGSVDGSKLTPNSIGNGHLVDGAVDGSKLAASSVDGSKLAAGAVSGDHLADGALYGAKLAAGSIDGSKLASGIISNYHLTIGSVDGRKLMEGSVNSTHIMEGAVDGSKLAAGSVDGNKLAVCSVSEEHLVDGAVSGSKLAAGSVDGSKLAVGTVTGEHLAEGIVDSSKLLSGAITERHVADGTITTSKLAKGSIDGTKLANGSIVSNHLEDGSITTSKLAAGSVDGSKLLDGSIIAKHIADSTITTSKLAEASVDSSKLATGSVTGDHIADGSVESSKLGYGAVTSSHIADGSITSEKLAESSVDGSKLASRSVTVQHIADGSITSEKLAADIIESRHIAPGAIQAENLSFKTMHVPAAKPASLQQFGLIPFQFKGQDELVEVLVTFDEPFADEHYVITAISNHPACYIVAKQKLKDTAVVSVVRAKFSPDLQGIVNWIAIGSKA; encoded by the coding sequence ATGAGTAAGCGTAAGAGCAGCAGAGTAAGACCTTATGTGCAAAAAGTGAACTCCAGCAGGGTGAACGAACTGGATTGGATAGATGAAATTGAACCAGCATCAGCTCCAGTCAAGCAAGAGAAAGCCGAGAAAGCCGAGAAAGTCGAGAAAGCTGAGAAAACGGAGCCCGTTCAGAAAACGGAAACGAGTGATCCGCATCCGCCAGCCAAAGGGAATGTGAAATCTCCAGTAGAAACGACCAAAATTAGCAAGCAATCCAATCTAATGAAGGTTTCCACTACTTCCACCGCTCCCCCACCACCGCTGCTATTGCTCTCTGAAAGGAAAACGGGGAAATTTGTAAACCCTGTCGTCTATACAGATGATATTGTCGAAGAAGCGATTACTTGGGAGAAAATTGCAAATCGCTCTGTCGATGAGAGCAAAATTAAACCACTCAGTATCGGCACGAAAGCTCTGAAGGATTTTGCAATCGAGCATTCGAAGCTTGCTCCGGGAAGTGTAACAAGAGATAAGATTGCTAATCAAGCGATCAACGATGAACATATTGCTCCACATAGTATCTTGGGTGATAAAATTCAGGATCAATCCATTCCGGGCAGTAAAATGATGGACAATAGTATCACAGCGGATAAACTGGCCGACCAAACCATTGATTCCTTAAAAATTGCTCACGGTTCCATTCTTCCCCAACATTTATCTGAACTGATCATTACGAGCGAACTCATTGATAATCAAGCTATAACGGGAGAGAAAATTCATAGTGGCGCCGTGCAAGCCAAGCATTTGTCCAATTATATTATTGATACCGCCAAGCTGACGGATGCTTCCGTCACAACGGATAAGTTAAGAGATCAGGCAGTGACCGAAGAGAAAATCGCCAATGCGAGCATTACCTCTGTTCATTTTCAACCACAAAGTATTTATGGAGAACACTTGGCTAATGGCAGTGTTCAGAGTCATAACATTGCTCCGCGACAAATTGAAGCAACGCATATTGCTGATCTTGCTATTGAGAACTGTCATTTGCAAAATGAGTCAATCACAACAGAGAAGCTGGCGTGGGAATCTGTTAATCACGATCAACTTGCGGATATGGCTGTATCGAGCGGGAAGATTGCTCCACTAGCGATTGAGACGAAACATTTGCAGGAATCCTCCATTTATGGTGAACATATTACCGATGAAGCAATCACCAGCCGTCATATCACAGCAAGCTCGATTCATGCGGAGCATATTGCGAATGGCGCAATTTATTCGACGCTCATACTAGACGGTGCGATTACATCCGATAAATTGGCTAACCATATCATTGAAGGACGGCACATTAACCCGAAAGCCATTGATAGTGATCATTTAACGGACAATGCGATTTCTAGTGCTAAGCTTCAAGATGAATCGGTTACATCTGCTAAATTGGGAGAAAGCATTATAGAAGAACGGCATATTCGGCAGCATGCTGTTCAGAATTGGCATCTTGCCGATAACATCATCTCCAGTGCTAAACTCCAAGATGAATCAATTACATCGGCTAAATTGGGGGAAAGCATTGTTGAGGGAAGGCATATTGATCAGCAAGCCATTCAGAGTGAGCATCTGGGGAATAACATTATCTCCAGTTCCAAATTGGAATCGGGATCTGTCACAACGGAGAAGCTGGCTAATGAGAGTGTAGATTCGTCTAAACTGAAGGATAAGAGTGTCACTTCACAGAAAATTGCGCTGAGCACGATTCATGGGGTTCATTTGCAGGAAGAAATCATTGGTAGTGAGCATTTAGTGAGCGGAGCCGTATCAGGAACCCACATACAATTGAATTCGATTGGCGCGGAGCATCTAAAAGATGGCGTTATTTCCGGTGATAAGCTTGGGCAGGGTGTCATACGTTCCGAACATGTAACAGAGCGGGCAATCGGTCAGGAACAAATCAATGAATTAGCTATTCATCGTAAACATATCGCTGACGAAGCGATTACGACACGACATGTACAGGAACAGACGATTACAACAAGTAAAATCGCTGAAGAAGCTGTAACGAGTAGTAAAATCGCATCTATGTCCATTGAAATTCGGCACCTTCAGGAAAATATTATCGACGGTTTCCATATTAAGACCGGAGCGATTACTTCTGAGCATTTGGCTCAGGGATCTATCACACTTGGCATATTCGCAGATCGAAGTCTGGAAGGCAGCAAGCTTATTGAAAAGTCAATAACGACGGAGACGCTGGCTCAAGACGCTGTCACGGAAGAGAAGTTGGCAAGCGGATCCGTAGGAACTCAGCATTTACAGGCTGGATCGGTTTCTGCTTGGATTATTCAAAACCAGGCGGTTACGAGTGATAAATTAGGTGAGAGTGCCGTAACAGAGTCTAAGCTAGCTGATAACAGTGTGACCGGACGTAAAATTTCCAGTAAAGCGGTCAGCAGTGAACACATCGCCGATGGTGCGGTAACTGCAGCAAAGCTTGCTAATGAAAGCATCCATGGAAGTAAACTGGTTACCGGTGCTTTAAATGCGCGGCATCTAGCTGATGGATCCATTATTGGTTCCAAATTGGCTGCACGAACAATAAATAATGAGCACCTTGCCGATGGGGCTGTGAACGGTGTGAAGTTGGCTAAGGAAAGCGTGGATGGAACCAAATTAATGCCAGGTGTTATAACACATGAACATTTGGCTGCGAGCAGCGTTATTGGAGCGAAGCTGGCGTTGGGAGCGGTCAGCGGCGAACATCTAGCATCCAGCTCTGTTGATAGTGAAAAGCTTGCCGCTAATTCGGTGGACGGCAGCAAGTTGACACTTGGTGCTGTGAGTAATTACCATCTTGCTGATAGTTCGGTATATGGAGCAAAGTTGGCAACGGGAAGTGTGGATGGAAGCAAGCTGACTGCAGGTGCAGTGAGCAATGAGCATCTTTCCGACCATGTTGTGGATGTTACCAAGTTGGCTCCAGGCAGTGTCGATAGCAGTAAAGTGTTGGCTGGTGCGATCAACCGTGAACATCTCGCTGACCATATGGTGGATGGTTCGAAGTTGGCATTCGGAGTAGTAGGTCGGGAACACTTGGTGACAGGAGCTGTAGATGGAACGAAACTGATGGACGGCAGCGTGGATAGCAGCAAGCTAAGCCTAGGTGCTGTAGGAAGCGAACACCTCATTGACGGTGCAGTGAACGGAGCAAAACTAGCGAAGAGCAGTGTGGACAGCAGCAAGCTGGTGTCTGGTGCTGTGAATAGTGATCATATCGCGCCAGGGGCAGTAAACGGTACGAAGCTTTCAATTAGCAGTGTGGATGGCAGCAAAATTGCTGAAGGTGCAATTAGCAGCGAGCATCTGGCAGCAGGAATTGTGACCAGCGTAAAGTTGGCATCAGGCAGTATAGATGGGAGCAAGCTAGTTGCTGGAGCTATAAGCAGTTATCATCTTGCTGACGGTGCAGTGGATAATATGAAGCTGGCATGGGGGAGTGTCGATGGCAGTAAGCTGACCCCGAACTCGATAGGCAATGGGCACCTCGTCGACGGCGCAGTTGACGGAAGCAAGCTGGCTGCAAGTAGTGTAGACGGAAGCAAGCTGGCCGCAGGCGCAGTCAGTGGCGATCATCTTGCAGATGGCGCCTTGTACGGCGCGAAGCTAGCCGCAGGCAGCATTGATGGAAGTAAGCTTGCGTCCGGCATCATTAGTAACTATCACTTGACCATTGGCAGTGTGGATGGAAGAAAGCTGATGGAAGGATCGGTGAACAGCACTCATATTATGGAGGGTGCTGTTGATGGATCGAAATTAGCCGCAGGCAGTGTGGACGGTAATAAACTGGCCGTTTGCTCGGTGAGCGAAGAGCATCTTGTCGATGGAGCAGTATCAGGCTCGAAGCTTGCTGCAGGTAGTGTAGATGGTAGCAAGCTAGCCGTGGGCACTGTGACCGGTGAACATCTGGCAGAAGGCATAGTGGATAGCAGCAAGCTGCTGAGTGGAGCCATAACCGAACGCCACGTGGCAGATGGTACCATCACGACGTCAAAGCTGGCAAAAGGCAGTATAGACGGCACCAAGTTAGCAAACGGATCTATAGTTAGCAATCACTTGGAAGACGGCTCGATTACAACATCTAAGCTGGCAGCAGGAAGTGTGGACGGTAGTAAGCTGCTGGATGGTTCCATCATTGCTAAGCATATCGCCGATAGCACCATCACGACGTCAAAACTAGCGGAAGCTAGTGTAGACAGCAGTAAGCTGGCGACTGGATCTGTGACAGGTGATCACATAGCAGATGGCAGCGTAGAAAGCAGCAAGTTGGGGTATGGGGCGGTGACTAGCTCCCATATTGCAGATGGCTCGATTACAAGCGAGAAACTTGCTGAAAGTAGTGTGGATGGAAGCAAACTAGCTAGTAGATCGGTGACTGTTCAACACATCGCAGACGGCTCGATTACAAGCGAAAAACTGGCAGCAGACATTATCGAATCTAGGCATATTGCTCCAGGTGCGATTCAAGCAGAGAACCTGTCTTTCAAAACGATGCACGTACCAGCAGCAAAGCCTGCATCCCTGCAGCAGTTCGGTCTCATTCCATTTCAATTCAAAGGACAGGATGAACTCGTGGAAGTGTTAGTCACTTTTGATGAACCTTTTGCTGATGAACATTATGTCATTACGGCGATATCCAATCACCCTGCTTGTTACATTGTTGCGAAACAAAAATTAAAAGATACAGCGGTAGTTTCCGTCGTTCGAGCCAAATTTTCACCTGACTTGCAAGGCATTGTGAACTGGATTGCTATTGGCTCCAAAGCATAA
- a CDS encoding YheC/YheD family protein produces the protein MANPYVGILVNDSLHAGIPLGNTQYEATQYYDEAGKQYGVTPCYFRLQDVQIDKMKVHAYVQEGPCFELKWLDLPKVIHNRAIYLDHASYQKLEEWTKRGVILFNRWNRYSKLRIHDLLLKNASIRPHLPGTYPATLKNMKIMMSAYDSLIIKPTNSSIGRGVMKMDRHVRSWKLIYPASMKISNRIWRTVSFRHYLPLTLRRKIQSHTYMIQQRLPLATFDGRPFDLRISAQRGASGEWGITGIVAKVASRELFLTNVAQGGEVRTLPDILSTEYPHLNQEEVLHQISDFSLRVARHLSTELPYLADIGLDVGITCDGFPLFIECNGKDQRYSFLEANMQEVWKATYFNPIAYAKFLLDGGVPPL, from the coding sequence ATGGCGAATCCCTATGTGGGTATTTTAGTCAACGATTCCTTACACGCAGGCATTCCCCTAGGGAACACACAGTATGAAGCTACTCAATATTATGATGAAGCTGGCAAGCAATACGGTGTAACTCCTTGTTATTTCCGCCTCCAGGATGTCCAAATCGATAAAATGAAGGTACACGCTTATGTACAAGAAGGTCCTTGCTTTGAGCTAAAATGGTTGGATCTTCCCAAGGTTATCCACAATCGAGCGATTTATTTGGACCATGCTTCTTATCAGAAACTGGAGGAATGGACAAAACGAGGCGTAATCTTATTTAATAGATGGAACCGCTATAGCAAACTGAGAATTCACGATCTTTTGCTGAAAAATGCTAGCATTCGCCCCCATCTGCCAGGGACTTATCCGGCTACCTTGAAAAATATGAAAATCATGATGTCAGCCTACGATTCTCTCATTATTAAACCAACCAATTCTAGCATCGGTCGTGGTGTGATGAAAATGGATCGCCATGTTAGGAGCTGGAAGCTCATTTACCCGGCAAGTATGAAGATCAGTAACCGAATCTGGCGGACAGTAAGCTTCCGTCATTACCTTCCTTTGACCTTACGACGCAAAATCCAAAGCCACACCTACATGATTCAGCAGCGCCTGCCTCTGGCTACATTTGATGGCCGACCATTCGATCTTCGCATCTCTGCTCAGCGCGGGGCATCTGGCGAATGGGGAATAACCGGTATAGTTGCGAAAGTCGCATCACGCGAACTCTTTCTCACCAATGTAGCGCAGGGTGGAGAAGTGCGAACTTTACCCGATATTCTATCTACCGAATACCCTCACCTTAATCAAGAGGAAGTATTACACCAAATTTCCGACTTCTCCCTGCGTGTCGCTCGGCATCTCAGTACAGAACTGCCCTACCTAGCTGATATCGGGCTCGATGTAGGGATCACATGCGACGGATTTCCATTATTTATTGAATGTAATGGGAAAGATCAACGCTACAGCTTCCTTGAAGCCAACATGCAGGAGGTATGGAAAGCTACTTATTTTAATCCTATCGCCTACGCAAAATTCTTGTTAGATGGCGGCGTCCCCCCACTTTAA
- the nagZ gene encoding beta-N-acetylhexosaminidase — MKRDIPLLIRGAVLAAAFSLLLTGCSSSRPGDNPSSSAPAATPPRVEATPTPTSTPTPVATSGVVAMTLEEKLGQMIIAGIDEYSMNVHARELIETYHVGGIILYKPNVKNTTQLVGLVNELKQTNTVNKLPLWLGVDEEGGRVTRLPDEIMKTPTSKDIGKTGRPVLAYNIGQLLGKELNAYGLNMDFAPDLDVNSNPNNPVIGDRSFGSNASIVSSFGVQMMKGLQNQQVVPVVKHFPGHGDTSVDSHVGLPIVQNDLARLRKLELVPFAEAFKHQADAVMVAHILLPKVDAQNPASMSRKIMTDLLRKEMGFEGLIMTDDMTMGAIIKNYDLGEAAVKSVLAGTNIVMVGHEYEKVVTVIDALRKAVQSGRIPMETINQSVHQVTKVKQKYQLHDRPIKVPDTKKLNAEVQSVLGTIANK, encoded by the coding sequence ATGAAACGAGATATACCTTTGTTGATCAGAGGCGCGGTGCTCGCAGCTGCGTTTTCACTGCTCTTAACTGGCTGTTCGTCGTCCCGCCCGGGAGACAATCCATCTTCCTCAGCACCCGCCGCGACACCGCCGAGAGTGGAAGCTACACCGACACCGACATCAACGCCAACGCCAGTCGCAACAAGCGGTGTTGTGGCGATGACGCTGGAAGAAAAGTTAGGACAAATGATTATAGCGGGAATCGATGAGTACAGTATGAATGTACATGCACGCGAGCTGATAGAAACTTATCACGTTGGCGGGATTATATTATACAAGCCTAATGTGAAAAATACGACTCAGCTGGTAGGGCTAGTTAATGAATTGAAACAGACGAATACCGTGAATAAGCTTCCGCTTTGGTTGGGTGTAGATGAAGAAGGCGGCAGAGTGACACGGTTGCCGGATGAGATTATGAAAACACCGACCAGCAAAGACATCGGTAAAACGGGTCGTCCTGTGCTCGCTTATAATATCGGCCAACTACTTGGGAAAGAACTAAATGCCTATGGCTTAAATATGGATTTCGCACCCGATCTGGATGTCAATAGTAACCCTAACAATCCGGTCATTGGTGATCGTTCATTCGGATCTAATGCTTCTATTGTGAGCAGCTTTGGTGTTCAAATGATGAAAGGACTACAGAATCAGCAGGTTGTCCCTGTTGTAAAGCATTTTCCAGGGCATGGTGATACTTCGGTAGATTCGCATGTGGGACTGCCGATCGTCCAAAATGACCTCGCCCGCTTGCGTAAGCTTGAGCTGGTTCCGTTCGCAGAAGCTTTCAAGCATCAGGCTGATGCGGTCATGGTCGCTCATATTCTGCTGCCTAAAGTGGATGCTCAGAATCCTGCTTCGATGTCGAGAAAGATTATGACAGATCTTTTGCGTAAGGAAATGGGGTTTGAGGGACTCATCATGACAGATGATATGACGATGGGGGCCATCATCAAGAATTATGATCTGGGTGAGGCAGCCGTGAAGTCTGTTCTTGCGGGGACGAATATCGTTATGGTCGGACATGAGTATGAGAAGGTCGTCACGGTCATAGACGCACTGCGAAAAGCCGTTCAATCGGGGCGAATACCGATGGAAACAATCAATCAAAGTGTTCATCAAGTTACGAAGGTGAAGCAGAAATATCAACTGCATGATCGTCCGATTAAAGTTCCAGATACGAAAAAACTGAACGCTGAGGTTCAGAGCGTACTAGGGACAATAGCAAACAAATAA
- a CDS encoding transposase, which yields MSIIIVVLSILIPISMLISAWLFTMCRIIYHMLAVGCAYVFGIISVLAIYEILRDETVFMTNIHGIFQNVLFLLSGAFLGCYGIYTLLRWTLKELRSE from the coding sequence ATGTCCATAATAATCGTGGTACTTAGTATTCTAATTCCAATTAGTATGCTAATAAGTGCTTGGCTGTTCACAATGTGCCGAATTATATATCATATGCTGGCAGTGGGGTGTGCCTATGTGTTTGGTATTATCAGCGTGCTCGCTATATATGAGATTTTAAGAGATGAGACGGTATTTATGACGAATATTCACGGCATTTTTCAGAATGTGTTATTCCTGTTAAGCGGAGCTTTCTTGGGGTGTTATGGAATCTATACGTTACTGAGATGGACGCTGAAGGAGCTTAGGAGCGAATAA
- the asd gene encoding archaetidylserine decarboxylase (Phosphatidylserine decarboxylase is synthesized as a single chain precursor. Generation of the pyruvoyl active site from a Ser is coupled to cleavage of a Gly-Ser bond between the larger (beta) and smaller (alpha chains). It is an integral membrane protein.) codes for MSKPFFRLLTELSSRKWVSQVTGAFARSKASRIFIPRFAQTYGIRIEDAEKHLQDYKSLNDFFTRRLKPGLRPIHEDLTRVVSPVDASITGIGDIKDGLIVNVKGQDYTIEELLNRSPRTVNYKNGFYFVLYLSPTDYHRIHSPISGDVLESEHVLGKVYPVNEFGLRHMKRVLSRNERLITFIQHNAGEVAVVKVGALNVSSIQYVKPLPKTLERGQELAYFEFGSTVVLLFEDDMFEPRPDLQLGSKVKMGEDLGRFLEK; via the coding sequence ATGTCTAAACCATTTTTTCGATTGCTAACGGAGCTGTCTTCACGCAAATGGGTGTCCCAAGTGACAGGTGCTTTTGCCAGATCCAAAGCAAGCCGGATCTTCATTCCTCGCTTTGCCCAAACCTACGGAATACGCATCGAAGATGCTGAGAAGCATTTACAGGATTATAAATCTTTGAATGATTTCTTCACACGCAGATTAAAGCCAGGGTTACGCCCTATTCACGAAGATCTAACTCGTGTTGTAAGTCCTGTTGATGCCAGCATTACAGGTATTGGTGACATCAAGGATGGCTTGATTGTGAATGTCAAAGGTCAAGACTACACGATAGAAGAGCTGCTTAATCGTTCCCCTCGTACGGTCAACTATAAGAATGGCTTTTATTTTGTTCTATATCTTAGTCCTACAGACTACCACCGCATTCATTCGCCGATTTCAGGTGATGTGCTTGAGAGCGAGCATGTGCTTGGGAAAGTATATCCTGTGAATGAGTTTGGCCTTCGTCATATGAAGAGAGTACTCAGTCGTAACGAACGGTTAATTACCTTTATCCAGCACAATGCCGGTGAAGTTGCTGTAGTGAAAGTTGGAGCCCTTAACGTAAGTTCTATTCAATATGTGAAGCCTCTTCCCAAAACGCTTGAGCGAGGTCAAGAACTAGCTTACTTCGAGTTTGGTTCAACAGTTGTTCTCCTTTTTGAAGATGATATGTTTGAGCCTCGCCCAGATCTGCAGCTCGGTTCTAAAGTGAAAATGGGAGAAGACCTCGGCCGTTTCCTAGAAAAATAA
- a CDS encoding MFS transporter, whose amino-acid sequence MASITASSPEQSSKSLNSTGDVKPTVYRILFAIGLVHLLNDSIQSVIPAIFPILKSEMGLSYTQIGWVQFAINFTASIMQPVVGLYTDRKPSPYMLPIGMASTLTGMLLLAFAHSYWVVLLSVCFVGLGSAAFHPEGSRVSHMAAGSRKGLAQSIFQVGGNAGQSLAPMMTKWIFIPLGLFGSIWFTGVAAVAIAVQLYIARWYKSVLLATPVKAKTIVQRTVNPQRRKQVMFAICLLIFLVFVRSWYGAAMSGYFAFFLQDTYGMSIDRAQDFIFLFLAAGAVGTFFGGPLADRFGKRNVIFFSMLGSAPFALLLPHVSITWAYILLVIIGIILLSSFSVTVVYAQMLFPGKVGTVSGLITGLAFGMGGIGSVVLGNLCDTIGTARVMEMCAFLPLLGILTFLLPSDRKLKQWTEETN is encoded by the coding sequence ATGGCGTCCATTACAGCATCATCTCCCGAACAAAGCTCCAAGAGCTTAAATAGTACCGGAGACGTCAAACCTACCGTATATCGTATTTTATTCGCAATTGGGCTTGTCCATTTACTCAACGATTCGATTCAATCTGTCATTCCAGCTATCTTTCCCATACTAAAAAGCGAGATGGGACTTAGCTATACACAGATTGGTTGGGTACAGTTCGCCATTAACTTCACGGCTTCCATTATGCAGCCGGTTGTCGGCTTATACACAGATCGCAAGCCTTCACCCTACATGCTGCCGATTGGCATGGCCTCCACCCTTACGGGTATGCTGCTGCTCGCATTCGCACATTCGTATTGGGTCGTGTTATTGTCTGTTTGCTTTGTAGGTCTTGGATCAGCCGCCTTCCACCCAGAGGGATCTCGTGTCTCTCACATGGCCGCGGGGAGTCGCAAAGGTCTAGCTCAGTCCATTTTCCAAGTTGGCGGTAACGCCGGTCAATCTTTGGCCCCCATGATGACCAAATGGATTTTCATTCCACTTGGATTATTCGGTTCCATATGGTTCACTGGCGTAGCTGCAGTAGCTATCGCTGTGCAATTATATATTGCTCGCTGGTATAAATCCGTGCTGCTTGCCACACCGGTTAAAGCGAAGACCATCGTACAACGTACCGTTAACCCACAGCGGCGCAAGCAAGTCATGTTTGCGATTTGCCTACTAATTTTTCTTGTGTTCGTCCGTTCTTGGTATGGAGCAGCAATGAGCGGCTACTTTGCCTTCTTCTTGCAAGATACATACGGCATGTCAATCGACCGCGCACAGGACTTTATCTTCTTGTTCCTAGCGGCAGGAGCGGTTGGAACATTTTTTGGCGGTCCGCTGGCAGACCGCTTCGGTAAGCGTAATGTCATTTTCTTTTCCATGCTTGGTTCAGCCCCGTTTGCTTTGCTGTTGCCGCATGTGTCGATAACTTGGGCTTACATTTTACTTGTGATTATAGGAATCATTCTATTATCCAGCTTTTCTGTTACCGTAGTGTATGCCCAAATGCTATTCCCTGGGAAAGTCGGGACCGTATCTGGCTTAATTACAGGCTTAGCTTTTGGAATGGGCGGCATCGGGAGTGTCGTCCTTGGCAATCTCTGCGACACCATAGGCACGGCGCGTGTTATGGAAATGTGTGCATTTCTACCGCTCCTTGGCATCCTGACATTCCTTCTCCCTTCGGATCGCAAGTTAAAACAATGGACAGAAGAAACTAACTAG